A single window of Bos javanicus breed banteng chromosome 19, ARS-OSU_banteng_1.0, whole genome shotgun sequence DNA harbors:
- the LOC133231774 gene encoding WAP four-disulfide core domain protein 18-like, which yields MKTGTIFVLLAFIIMGLEVTWAQKSPVKGRQRPGFCPEVPRGILGACVEMCSGDDSCPRGMKCCSHGCGHSCTTPVFRKGGSGGHGKVGQKVY from the exons ATGAAGACAGGCACTATCTTTGTTCTGCTGGCTTTCATCATCATGGGGCTGGAGGTGACCTGGGCTCAGAAGTCTCCTGTCAAAG GACGACAGAGACCTGGATTCTGCCCAGAGGTGCCCAGAGGTATTTTGGGAGCTTGTGTTGAAATGTGCTCCGGTGATGATTCCTGTCCCAGGGGAATGAAATGCTGCAGCCATGGGTGTGGTCATTCCTGCACAACTCCTGTCTTCCGA aaaggTGGCTCTGGTGGCCatgggaaagttggacagaaGGTTTATTGA
- the LOC133231775 gene encoding C-C motif chemokine 4, with protein sequence MKLCVTVLSLLVLMAAFCSPALSAPMGSDPPTACCFSYTLRKIPRNFVNDYFETSSLCSQPAVVFQTKKGRQVCANPSEPWVQEYVDDLELN encoded by the exons ATGAAGCTCTGCGTGACTGTCCTGTCCCTCCTCGTGCTCATGGCTGCCTTCTGTTCTCCAGCGCTCTCAGCACCAA TGGGCTCAGACCCTCCCACGGCCTGCTGCTTCTCTTACACTCTGCGGAAGATTCCTCGCAACTTTGTGAATGACTACTTCGAGACCAGCAGCCTCTGCTCCCAGCCAGCTGTGGT ATTCCAGACCAAAAAGGGCAGGCAGGTCTGCGCCAACCCCAGTGAGCCCTGGGTCCAGGAGTACGTGGATGACCTTGAATTGAACTGA
- the LOC133231776 gene encoding C-C motif chemokine 3, whose amino-acid sequence MKAPVAALAVLLCAMALCSQVFSAPFGADTPTACCFSYVARQLSRKIVADYFETSSQCSKPGVIFQTKKGRQVCANPTEDWVQEYITDLELNP is encoded by the exons ATGAAGGCGCCCGTGGCTGCTCTCGCCGTTCTCCTCTGCGCCATGGCCCTCTGCAGCCAGGTCTTCTCGGCACCAT TTGGCGCTGACACCCCAACGGCCTGCTGCTTCTCCTATGTCGCCCGGCAGCTTTCTCGCAAAATCGTAGCTGACTATTTTGAGACCAGCAGCCAGTGCTCCAAGCCTGGCGTCAT CTTCCAGACCAAAAAAGGCCGGCAGGTCTGTGCCAACCCCACTGAGGACTGGGTCCAGGAATACATCACCGACCTGGAGCTGAATCCCTGA